Proteins co-encoded in one Marinobacter qingdaonensis genomic window:
- the katG gene encoding catalase/peroxidase HPI, giving the protein MSSTPNQTGAGKCPVMHGSMTKMDSHGTSVKDWWPNQLNLNILHQHAPKSNPLGDAFNYAEEFKKLDLAAVKKDLADLMTDSKDWWPADYGHYGAFFIRMTWHSAGTYRQGDGRGGAATGNQRFAPINSWPDNGNLDKARRLLWPIKKKYGNKLSWADLFILTGNVAMETMGFKTFGFGGGREDIYQPEEDIYWGAEDEWLATSDKPNSRYSGDRDLEDPLAAVQMGLIYVNPEGPDGNPDPLASAKDIRETFARMAMNDYETVALTAGGHTFGKTHGAGDPDKVGPEPEGAPIEEMGLGWKSSHGTGKGRDAITSGLEGAWTANPTTWDMGYFDVLFKYDWELTKSPAGANQWKPVGLTESDMAPDPEDPSKKVPIMMSTADMAMKLDPDYRKISEHFHKNPEEFADAFARAWFKLTHRDMGPKVRYLGPEVPAEDLIWQDPVPPVDHELVNAQDIADLKAKVLASGLSTAELVYTAWSSASTFRGSDMRGGANGARIRLAPQKDWEVNEPQKLAKVLQTLEGIQKAFNDAQSGNKRISLADLIVLAGSAAVEKSAKDAGHNVHVDFAPGRTDATDEQTDAESFEPLKPEADGFRNYRRARFTVSDEEMLVDRAQLLGLSAPEMTVLVGGLRVLDANYQGSKHGVFTKTPGQLSNDFFVNLTDLDTEWKPKSDEADVFEGRDRKSGDLKWTGTRVDLIFGSNSQLRAISEVYAQDDAKEKFVKDFVAAWTKVMNADRFDLA; this is encoded by the coding sequence ATGAGCTCGACACCGAATCAGACAGGCGCTGGCAAGTGTCCGGTCATGCACGGTTCCATGACCAAGATGGACAGCCACGGTACGTCTGTTAAGGACTGGTGGCCAAACCAGCTGAATCTCAACATCCTGCACCAGCATGCGCCCAAGTCGAACCCGCTGGGCGACGCCTTCAATTACGCCGAGGAGTTCAAAAAGCTGGACCTGGCGGCGGTGAAGAAAGACCTTGCCGACCTGATGACCGACTCCAAGGACTGGTGGCCGGCAGACTATGGCCATTACGGCGCCTTTTTCATCCGCATGACCTGGCACAGCGCCGGCACCTACCGTCAGGGCGACGGTCGCGGTGGCGCCGCCACCGGCAACCAGCGCTTTGCGCCGATCAACAGCTGGCCCGACAACGGCAACCTGGACAAGGCCCGGCGCCTGCTTTGGCCGATCAAGAAGAAGTACGGCAACAAGCTGTCCTGGGCCGACCTGTTCATCCTGACCGGCAACGTGGCCATGGAAACCATGGGCTTCAAGACCTTTGGCTTCGGTGGCGGCCGGGAAGACATCTACCAGCCGGAAGAGGACATCTACTGGGGCGCCGAGGACGAGTGGCTGGCCACCAGTGACAAACCCAACAGCCGCTATTCCGGCGATCGCGACCTGGAAGATCCGCTGGCGGCGGTGCAGATGGGCCTGATCTACGTGAACCCGGAAGGCCCGGACGGCAACCCGGACCCGCTGGCCTCCGCCAAGGACATTCGTGAAACCTTCGCCCGTATGGCGATGAACGACTACGAGACCGTGGCCCTGACCGCCGGTGGCCACACCTTCGGCAAGACCCACGGCGCCGGCGACCCGGACAAGGTCGGCCCGGAACCGGAAGGCGCGCCCATCGAGGAAATGGGCCTGGGCTGGAAGAGCAGCCACGGCACCGGCAAGGGCCGGGACGCCATCACCAGCGGCCTGGAAGGCGCCTGGACCGCCAACCCCACGACCTGGGACATGGGCTACTTCGATGTGCTGTTCAAGTACGACTGGGAACTGACCAAGAGCCCGGCCGGGGCCAACCAGTGGAAGCCGGTGGGCTTGACCGAAAGCGACATGGCGCCGGACCCGGAGGATCCGTCCAAGAAGGTGCCGATCATGATGTCCACCGCGGACATGGCCATGAAGCTGGACCCCGATTACCGCAAGATCTCCGAGCACTTCCACAAGAACCCGGAAGAGTTTGCTGACGCCTTCGCCCGGGCGTGGTTCAAGCTGACCCACCGGGACATGGGACCGAAAGTCCGGTACCTGGGCCCGGAAGTGCCGGCCGAAGACCTGATCTGGCAGGATCCGGTTCCGCCGGTGGATCACGAACTGGTGAATGCCCAGGACATCGCCGATCTGAAGGCCAAGGTGCTGGCCTCCGGCCTGTCCACGGCTGAGCTGGTGTACACCGCCTGGTCGTCGGCCTCCACCTTCCGGGGCTCCGACATGCGTGGTGGTGCCAACGGCGCCCGCATCCGGCTGGCGCCCCAGAAAGACTGGGAGGTCAACGAGCCCCAGAAGCTGGCCAAGGTGCTGCAGACGCTGGAAGGCATCCAGAAGGCGTTCAACGACGCCCAGTCCGGCAACAAGCGGATTTCACTGGCTGACCTGATTGTGCTGGCGGGTTCCGCCGCGGTCGAGAAGTCGGCCAAGGACGCCGGGCACAATGTGCACGTGGACTTTGCCCCGGGTCGCACCGACGCGACCGACGAGCAGACCGACGCCGAGTCCTTCGAGCCGCTGAAGCCGGAAGCCGACGGTTTCCGTAACTACCGCCGGGCCCGGTTCACCGTCTCGGACGAGGAAATGCTGGTCGATCGGGCCCAGCTGCTGGGACTGAGCGCACCGGAAATGACGGTGCTGGTTGGCGGCCTGCGAGTGCTGGATGCCAACTATCAGGGCAGCAAGCACGGGGTCTTCACCAAGACGCCGGGTCAGCTCAGCAACGATTTCTTCGTGAACCTGACCGACCTCGATACCGAGTGGAAGCCGAAATCGGACGAAGCCGACGTGTTCGAAGGTCGTGACCGCAAGAGCGGTGACCTGAAGTGGACCGGCACCCGGGTCGACCTGATTTTCGGGTCCAACTCGCAGCTGCGAGCCATCTCCGAGGTCTATGCCCAGGACGATGCCAAGGAGAAGTTCGTGAAGGACTTTGTGGCCGCCTGGACCAAGGTGATGAACGCCGACCGGTTTGACCTGGCCTGA
- a CDS encoding hotdog fold domain-containing protein, giving the protein MSQSLAAFNAFGAEQFSAMVCQQAPYFSTIAPELVELKPTYAEARMPFRKEITNHIGTVHAIAMCNAAELVAGLMTDASIPAGSRWIPQGMAVQYLAKAKTGLRAVADGSDVDWDSPGEKVVPVTLYDESEQAVFTAAITMNVKAE; this is encoded by the coding sequence ATGAGCCAATCCCTTGCCGCCTTCAACGCCTTCGGCGCCGAACAGTTCAGCGCCATGGTCTGCCAACAGGCCCCCTATTTCAGCACCATCGCGCCCGAGCTGGTCGAACTGAAGCCCACCTACGCCGAGGCACGCATGCCGTTTCGCAAGGAAATCACCAACCACATCGGCACCGTGCACGCCATTGCCATGTGCAACGCCGCCGAGTTGGTGGCCGGTTTGATGACGGACGCCTCGATTCCCGCGGGCAGCCGCTGGATTCCCCAGGGCATGGCGGTGCAGTACCTGGCCAAGGCCAAAACCGGCTTGCGCGCCGTGGCCGATGGCAGTGACGTGGACTGGGACAGCCCCGGTGAGAAAGTGGTGCCGGTCACCCTGTACGACGAGAGTGAGCAAGCGGTGTTTACCGCCGCCATCACCATGAATGTGAAGGCGGAGTGA